A window of Mucilaginibacter sp. PAMC 26640 contains these coding sequences:
- a CDS encoding porin: MKKLHIPLNIVVLFACLQAAAQQPAATPQVNTDTIKNFSTYKRSITFAGLLQTRFLGSLTKNVDVNGKNFDPAAATGKITNTFMLKRVRFVVKGTVNDHFSANLLVNFAEFNSDPANKVLENAYVKYTLSKYLNVQAGQFRPFFGIEDVVPNDIIRTLDYSNQYYAFGASGWQSFQTGVAVFGNINPGGQFRYYAGAYNGNNRNQASDNDNTKNVYGRLEADVFKGLTLGINAAQGSFGAGTGNALGIDVKGGVTLNERWEISLGGEYKSGTNFALYNMLTVKPTLKNVRMQGFYIFPIVRYNTNMRRVRGVEFSSRYEYFNENYKLNHNSRQTIIPNVSLIFADDFYAALQLGVSIDMYQHTIPLTTANNHNLAYLQLQVRF; encoded by the coding sequence GTGAAAAAATTACATATACCTCTCAACATAGTGGTGCTATTTGCTTGCTTACAAGCTGCCGCCCAACAACCGGCGGCAACACCACAGGTCAATACTGATACTATCAAAAATTTCTCCACTTATAAAAGGTCGATCACCTTTGCAGGGCTTTTACAAACAAGATTCCTTGGCTCGCTAACTAAAAATGTAGATGTAAACGGTAAGAATTTTGATCCAGCCGCCGCTACCGGAAAAATTACCAATACCTTTATGCTTAAACGTGTTCGTTTTGTAGTAAAGGGCACAGTGAACGATCACTTCTCAGCCAACCTTTTAGTGAACTTTGCGGAGTTTAACAGTGACCCGGCAAATAAAGTTCTGGAGAATGCTTATGTAAAATATACGCTGAGTAAATATTTAAACGTACAGGCGGGACAGTTTCGGCCGTTTTTTGGGATCGAAGATGTAGTGCCTAATGATATTATCCGCACACTTGATTATTCCAACCAGTATTATGCCTTCGGTGCAAGCGGGTGGCAAAGTTTTCAGACAGGTGTTGCTGTCTTTGGCAATATCAACCCGGGTGGCCAGTTCCGATATTATGCGGGCGCTTATAATGGCAACAACCGCAATCAGGCAAGTGATAACGACAATACCAAGAATGTTTACGGCCGGCTGGAAGCTGATGTATTCAAAGGTTTGACATTGGGGATTAATGCCGCGCAGGGCAGTTTTGGTGCCGGGACAGGTAATGCCCTCGGCATTGATGTGAAAGGCGGAGTAACCCTTAATGAACGATGGGAAATATCCTTAGGCGGAGAGTATAAGTCCGGGACAAACTTTGCCCTATACAACATGCTAACGGTAAAACCCACATTAAAGAATGTGCGGATGCAAGGGTTTTATATTTTCCCTATAGTGCGCTACAACACCAATATGCGAAGGGTACGAGGTGTTGAGTTTTCCTCGCGCTATGAATATTTTAATGAGAATTATAAACTTAACCATAATTCCAGGCAGACTATTATCCCCAACGTCTCGCTGATTTTCGCCGACGATTTTTATGCCGCCCTTCAATTAGGTGTATCGATAGATATGTACCAGCACACCATCCCTTTAACTACTGCCAATAACCATAACCTGGCTTACCTGCAATTGCAGGTTCGCTTTTAA
- the fumC gene encoding class II fumarate hydratase (class II family (does not require metal); tetrameric enzyme; fumarase C; reversibly converts (S)-malate to fumarate and water; functions in the TCA cycle), with translation MDFRTEHDSMGDVQVPKNSYWGAQTERSRNNFRIGPNASMPAEIISAFAQLKKAAAYANTDLGVLTVEKRDEIAGVCDEILAGQLPDEFPLVIWQTGSGTQSNMNVNEVIANRAHVLAGHALGEGKTEIHPNDDVNKSQSSNDTFPTAMHIAAYKMLINVTIPGIEKLRATLKTKSIAFKDVVKIGRTHLMDATPLTLGQEMSGYVSQLDHGLRALKNTLDHLSELALGGSAVGTGMNTPKGYDVKVAAYIAQFTGLPLRTADNKYEALSAHDAIVESHGALKQIAVSLMMIANNIRMLASGPRCSIGELHLPENEPGSSIMPGKINPTQNEAVTMVAAQVMGNDVTISIAGSNGQFQLNVFKPVMAANFLQSARLIGEACTSFEEHCARGIEPNYDGIKKHLEASLMLVTALNPHIGYENSAKIAQKAMNENLSLRESAIGLKLVTNEQFDLWVNPANMVGSL, from the coding sequence ATGGATTTCAGGACCGAACATGATAGCATGGGCGATGTCCAGGTTCCTAAAAACAGTTACTGGGGTGCTCAAACAGAACGCTCCCGCAACAATTTCAGGATCGGGCCGAATGCTTCGATGCCGGCAGAGATCATCAGTGCCTTTGCGCAACTGAAAAAGGCGGCTGCTTATGCGAATACCGACCTAGGTGTATTAACCGTTGAAAAACGCGATGAGATCGCCGGTGTTTGCGATGAGATCCTGGCAGGCCAACTACCCGATGAATTTCCATTAGTAATCTGGCAAACCGGTTCAGGCACACAATCTAACATGAATGTGAATGAAGTAATCGCCAACCGTGCCCACGTATTGGCAGGACATGCATTAGGAGAAGGTAAAACAGAGATCCATCCAAACGATGATGTAAACAAATCACAATCATCGAATGATACCTTCCCTACTGCTATGCATATCGCAGCCTATAAGATGTTGATCAATGTAACGATTCCCGGCATAGAAAAATTAAGGGCAACTTTAAAAACGAAATCCATTGCTTTTAAAGATGTTGTAAAGATCGGCCGCACGCATCTGATGGACGCTACTCCACTTACCCTCGGACAGGAAATGTCCGGTTATGTTTCCCAACTGGACCATGGCCTGAGGGCCTTAAAAAACACTTTAGACCACCTTTCCGAACTGGCACTAGGCGGATCGGCGGTAGGAACAGGTATGAATACGCCCAAAGGATACGATGTGAAGGTTGCAGCATACATCGCACAATTCACCGGCCTGCCATTGCGCACGGCTGATAATAAGTATGAAGCGCTGTCTGCCCACGATGCTATTGTGGAAAGCCATGGCGCATTGAAACAGATCGCCGTATCGTTGATGATGATCGCCAATAATATCCGCATGCTGGCCTCCGGCCCGCGCTGCAGTATCGGCGAACTGCATTTACCTGAAAATGAACCCGGGTCGTCCATTATGCCTGGTAAGATCAATCCCACACAAAATGAAGCGGTAACGATGGTTGCTGCCCAAGTTATGGGAAACGATGTCACTATTTCTATAGCGGGCTCCAACGGGCAATTCCAGCTCAATGTATTTAAACCTGTCATGGCGGCAAATTTCCTGCAGTCGGCCCGCTTGATTGGCGAAGCCTGCACATCATTTGAAGAACATTGCGCCCGTGGCATTGAACCTAATTACGATGGCATCAAAAAGCACTTGGAAGCCTCCTTAATGCTGGTGACCGCGCTTAACCCGCATATCGGTTATGAAAACTCCGCTAAGATCGCTCAAAAAGCGATGAACGAGAATCTTTCGCTGCGAGAATCGGCTATCGGTTTGAAATTGGTCACTAATGAGCAATTTGACCTTTGGGTAAACCCGGCAAATATGGTAGGTAGCCTTTAG
- a CDS encoding anion permease, whose amino-acid sequence MKDINLKTLAVTLVLGLVIWFIPVPDGVKPNAWHLLAIFVATIIGIILKAAPMGTMAMLGITVCAGTQVLAPGDPVASIKNALSGFGNSTIWLIGLAFFIARGFIKTGLGTRLAYNFIRLFGKSTLGLAYGLNTADLILAPAIPSNTARAGGVIFPIMKSVAVNMGSTPEKPETHRKIGAFLTLSSYNANMITSVMFLTATASNPMAQKFAKDLGVTITWGGWALAAAVPGLVCFLLIPLFLYKVYPPELKKTPEAPAIAAEELKKMGSVSIQEWLMVATFIILLVLWIFGNLMSIDATTGALIGLCILLLCGVLTWDDVKSEKGAWDTIVWFSSLVMMGSYLNSLGLIGWFGHLVGAQLGHLSWQIAFPLIIIVYSYCHYMFASATAQCAAMFSVFLTVGIAVGIPGTMLAIFLGACATLMGSLTHYAHGPAPIFFGSTYVDMKDWWKQGFFMSVLFLLVWFIIGGMWWKVIGLW is encoded by the coding sequence ATGAAAGATATTAACTTAAAAACGCTGGCCGTAACGTTAGTACTCGGGCTGGTCATCTGGTTCATTCCGGTACCTGACGGCGTAAAACCCAATGCCTGGCACCTGCTGGCAATTTTCGTCGCCACCATTATCGGTATCATTTTAAAGGCAGCACCAATGGGAACTATGGCTATGCTGGGTATTACTGTTTGCGCAGGCACACAGGTATTGGCTCCGGGTGACCCGGTGGCTTCTATTAAAAATGCCTTAAGCGGCTTTGGTAATTCTACCATCTGGCTGATTGGTTTAGCCTTCTTTATTGCCCGCGGATTTATCAAAACGGGGCTGGGGACCAGGCTGGCCTACAACTTCATTAGGCTGTTCGGTAAAAGTACTTTAGGTTTAGCGTATGGTTTGAACACCGCCGACCTGATCCTTGCCCCGGCCATTCCGAGCAATACCGCCCGTGCCGGCGGCGTCATCTTCCCGATCATGAAATCGGTCGCCGTCAATATGGGCTCAACACCCGAAAAACCGGAAACCCACCGCAAGATCGGCGCGTTCCTGACCCTGAGCAGTTACAACGCAAATATGATTACCTCGGTGATGTTCCTGACGGCTACTGCCAGTAACCCTATGGCGCAGAAATTTGCTAAGGATTTGGGCGTTACCATTACCTGGGGAGGCTGGGCATTGGCCGCAGCCGTTCCCGGATTGGTTTGCTTTTTACTGATCCCGTTGTTTTTATATAAGGTCTATCCGCCAGAACTTAAAAAGACCCCGGAAGCCCCTGCAATTGCAGCAGAAGAGTTGAAAAAGATGGGCTCGGTAAGTATCCAGGAATGGCTGATGGTAGCCACCTTTATCATTCTACTGGTACTTTGGATTTTCGGTAACCTGATGTCTATCGACGCGACAACCGGGGCGCTGATTGGCCTATGTATCCTGCTGCTTTGTGGCGTGCTCACCTGGGATGATGTCAAATCTGAAAAAGGTGCCTGGGATACCATTGTTTGGTTTTCCTCCCTGGTCATGATGGGTTCATATCTGAACTCTTTGGGCCTCATTGGCTGGTTCGGTCACCTGGTGGGTGCGCAGCTGGGCCATTTAAGCTGGCAGATTGCATTCCCGCTGATCATTATTGTTTATTCTTATTGCCACTATATGTTCGCCAGTGCCACAGCGCAATGCGCGGCCATGTTCTCCGTATTTCTTACAGTAGGCATCGCGGTTGGCATCCCCGGCACTATGCTGGCTATATTCCTGGGCGCCTGTGCTACCCTGATGGGTTCATTAACCCATTACGCCCATGGGCCTGCACCTATATTCTTTGGCAGCACCTATGTGGATATGAAAGACTGGTGGAAACAGGGGTTTTTTATGAGTGTGCTGTTCCTGCTTGTGTGGTTTATTATCGGCGGGATGTGGTGGAAGGTAATCGGCTTGTGGTAG
- a CDS encoding succinate dehydrogenase: MKTSSIQYKLIMAGTGLFLCFFLVIHLLGNLQLLLPAAEAKEQFNWYSHLLAGNLFIKIVSWVLLLSIIAHAVYALIITRKSNKANGTKYVYDKRGASSTWNSRNMGLLGTVILVFLVIHLKDFWYVSDFTTMNLDKQGNKDMYSVVVLTFHQWWYVLIYEISFIALGFHLLHGFFSAARTLGIYHPKYVNLVRYTGWVYTALITGGFMLIPIYIYFNN; encoded by the coding sequence ATGAAAACAAGCAGCATTCAATATAAACTCATCATGGCCGGTACAGGACTGTTCCTGTGCTTCTTCCTGGTGATCCATTTGCTGGGCAACCTGCAATTACTACTACCGGCGGCAGAAGCTAAAGAGCAGTTTAACTGGTACTCGCATTTACTGGCCGGGAATCTATTCATCAAGATCGTTTCCTGGGTACTATTACTATCTATCATCGCTCATGCGGTATATGCGCTAATCATCACCCGTAAAAGCAACAAGGCTAACGGCACCAAATACGTCTACGACAAGCGTGGTGCCTCCAGTACCTGGAACAGCCGCAATATGGGTTTGCTTGGTACCGTGATCCTTGTTTTCCTGGTGATCCACCTGAAAGATTTCTGGTATGTGTCTGATTTTACGACTATGAATTTAGATAAACAGGGCAACAAAGACATGTACTCCGTAGTAGTACTAACCTTTCACCAATGGTGGTACGTGCTGATCTACGAGATCTCATTTATTGCCCTGGGTTTTCACCTGCTGCACGGCTTTTTCAGCGCCGCACGGACGCTGGGGATCTATCATCCCAAATATGTGAACCTGGTGCGCTATACCGGCTGGGTATATACCGCCTTAATTACCGGTGGCTTTATGCTTATTCCTATCTACATCTACTTTAACAATTGA